A single region of the Liolophura sinensis isolate JHLJ2023 chromosome 9, CUHK_Ljap_v2, whole genome shotgun sequence genome encodes:
- the LOC135475688 gene encoding uncharacterized protein LOC135475688: protein MDFGYHERPFYSWRVDSPDTVAELEAVMQQLNQTPRHRKQTVALGIISDHAIRSRERFHLGRFLMLFILPVVAMLILCICFVTDKSSELMTKQQVRALVVDIETLIDNVRRERAAMTLHQTEQTEESEAGLREASLLVDRHIMTKSHWLQELQPYVRSFRRVFEDTTLSITDQLSAYSSIINKMSAVWVRAYPEKNEIKFWKSLVRYLLQLILNFHCVIEKDALKSFSQMNEEPSPLDSVLFHSAVNMLVDNWFSTITQNASPQNSIKVEDLTFRKAGALIAYNMTTRLSWPDVVERFVILQQNTTQRAKEDMLETITQQEYGDRTVVTGYIILIFLSLSFLPFLGCSIRNILLSYNRFIKALNTRIQEVKAEEKRAKSVMCQLMPPSIVSSLSQRAEVNTEFFSSATIMFADIHGISSLISKCSPSDVITTMNCLFTLLDKRIEKYDTYRMDIVGESYMISSGVPRRNGNKHVTEIANLALDLVNVFSDLEIIYSPESRVSFKLGIHTANKIQISAVSKALLAVEDYFIQPRGLIEIKGKRKMLTYWLIGRDIEDHNSELDIDELHKSRRRESFSAWSNVWDSRPNSQRTGSRISVKFTTPRVSVDERRISTFSRFNARISEKIPTIEDIEFLHANKAGSPLILQLTEGIHY, encoded by the exons ATGGACTTCGGTTATCACGAGAGGCCGTTCTATAGCTGGAGAGTTGACTCCCCTGATACCGTTGCGGAGCTCGAGGCCGTCATGCAACAATTGAATCAGACTCCGCGGCACAGGAAACAGACGG tggcGTTGGGGATTATTAGCGATCATGCCATACGGAGCAGAGAGCGGTTCCATCTTGGTAGATTTCTGATGCTTTTCATACTTCCGGTAGTGGCCATGTTGATCCTGTGTATCTGTTTTGTGACAGACAAGTCCAGTGAGCTGATGACAAAACAACAG GTGCGAGCTTTAGTTGTGGATATAGAGACGCTGATTGATAACGTGAGGAGGGAGAGGGCAGCCATGACCCTTCATCAGACAGAACAGACAGAGGAAAGTGAGGCAGGCCTTCGTGAAGCCAGTCTCTTAGTGGATCGACATATCAtgaccaagtcacactggttaCAAGAACTTCAGCCGTACGTCCGGAGTTTTCGCAGGGTGTTCGAGGACACAACACTGTCCATTACTGATCAACTGTCCGCATACTCTAgtataataaacaaaatgtcgGCGGTCTGGGTGCGGGCATACCCagaaaaaaacgaaataaaattttggaaaagCTTGGTGAGATATCTACTGCAACTGATTTTGAATTTCCACTGCGTTATTGAAAAGGATGCATTGAAATCGTTTTCCCAGATGAATGAGGAGCCATCGCCTTTGGATTCCGTTCTTTTCCACAGTGCGGTTAACATGTTAGTGGATAACTGGTTCTCTACTATAACACAGAATGCTTCCCCACAAAACTCCATAAAGGTTGAAGACCTTACCTTCCGTAAGGCTGGAGCTTTGATTGCTTACAACATGACTACACGTCTGTCATGGCCGGACGTGGTGGAACGATTTGTGATTCTGCAGCAAAACACTACACAGAGAGCGAAAGAAGACATGTTGGAAACTATCACTCAACAGGAATATGGCGATCGAACTGTCGTTACAGGATACATTATTCTGATTTTCCTTTCGTTGTCGTTCCTACCTTTTCTTGGTTGCTCAATCAGAAACATTCTGCTGTCCTACAATCGGTTCATCAAGGCTTTGAATACTCGCATACAGGAAGTAAAAGCCGAGGAAAAGCGCGCTAAATCAGTGATGTGTCAGTTGATGCCGCCCTCTATTGTTAGCAGTCTCTCTCAGAGAGCGGAGGTAAATACCGAGTTTTTCAGCTCGGCCACAATAATGTTTGCTGATATCCATGGCATCTCATCTCTGATATCTAAATGTTCTCCCAGTGATGTCATCACGACAATGAACTGCTTGTTTACACTTCTTGACAAAAGAATAGAGAAATATGATACGTATCGAATGGATATTGTAGGAGAGTCCTACATGATTTCCTCAG GAGTGCCTCGTAGAAATGGCAACAAGCACGTGACGGAGATAGCTAATCTGGCCTTGGATCTTGTGAATGTATTCAGTGATCTTGAGATAATATATTCCCCGGAGTCCCGAGTGTCCTTCAAGTTGGGTATTCACACAG CAAATAAAATTCAGATAAGTGCTGTGAGCAAAGCTCTACTAGCGGTAGAAGATTACTTTATTCAACCAAGAGGGCTCATTGAAATTAAG GGGAAGAGAAAAATGTTGACCTACTGGCTTATAGGACGGGACATTGAGGATCATAACAGCGAACTGGATATAGACGAACTTCACAAAAGTCGACGTCGAGAAAGTTTCAGCGCTTGGTCAAATGTCTGGGATAGTAGACCTAATAGTCAGCGGACCGGGAGTCGAATTTCGGTCAAATTTACCACTCCCAGGGTGTCCGTCGATGAGAGGCGAATCAGCACTTTCTCCAGGTTCAACGCACGCATTTCTGAAAAGATTCCGACGATTGAAGACATAGAGTTTTTACATGCAAACAAAGCAGGCAGTCCTCTCATATTACAATTGACTGAAGGTATTCACTattga